GATATGTTAGCAAAAAAATGTTAGATTTAATGcacaaattttcatatttaatgtGAAAACCTCCTGCTTACTCTAATAATACtaagttttgggtttagtggTAATGTgttatatttacatatacatGCTAATTGATTTTCATATAAGACTTTAAAAAGTAATAATtaattgtttctgttttgtttaccAGTGAAATCATATACTGAAAAAAGAATGTAAAACTTGAGACGTTACTTAGATTTGGAAAAGCTAGGTACTTGCAAGTATCACCTAATCTTTACATGCCACTCTGTCTTTCTTGTTTTAACATAAGTGTAACGCTATGATAAAGATTAGACCTCCAAATGCAACGCTTACCACGTTAATATTAAACGTCCCTTTCTCCTTCTCTCATGGATGAAATGCAATCAAGAGAAATGAAATGCTGATAAACAGagaattaaatatatttttacctttACGGAAAAGAGATGTATAGTAGTATCTTTTACTCGAAAAGAATCAATCAGAGACGTGTGTGGAGGGACTCTGAAaacatatttacatttttaataatttatttattattataatatatgatgataaaatttGGCAAGTCAGAGTTTTATCGTGTTCTCTAATCTCTTTTCTAATATTATTTGGAGTCTCTATTATTTGCTGTCGGATTTTGTTATAATCAAATTGATTAATCCGTTTTAACATAACGTACACCTACACCATAAGAGTTCTGGATGGGCATAATGGAATTTAGGTTTAAGCTTTTATCTGATGTGTATCCCTTGTCTGTTATTGAGGGACCATCAAGAGAATCCGGATAATTCGAAATATACAATTTCAACCGAAAAGCCAACTTGTTTCCGTAGAACAAatattggttttgtttttttcttaaatcgcCTGAAAATGTTAGAatcataattattttgataCAAGAAAATATCTAAAGTGTAAATAAATCAACAAACCATAATTTcaaattactaataaataaatttgaaattaagaTCATGAGGTTATTGTTGTACTCGAGCCAAACAGCTCATTCATCTTTGACTTGAGAAACCAAAATTCTTTTAGTTATTCAATACATAACATACAACATAAAccaacaatatataaaaaagaaaaatacattttctatCATGTATAGAAGACTCATCATCTATAGCCTGGGTTACACGTTCTGTTCCTTGCAAGCATCATCACAGCTCATCCTTGGCTCCATCACTCTCAGTCTTCTCATCAGCTTTCTTGGGCGTGATGACCTGTTCAGGTGTCGCTGAAGGTTTCGCAAGTTTAAACGGGACTGAAGCGTGCTTCTTCAGGAATTTGTACAATTCCACTACTGTACGGTCAACATCCACTGTGATCTGTTCTCAATACAAGCAACAGTTATAACAAGTAAAAGACTTGCAAGTtatgaaaaaaatgtttgaTATAGTGAACAATCTTTACTAACCGGATCAAAGCTCTTGTTTCCTCCAGGGAAGAACAGGATTGTTGGGAACCCATCAGCCTGAACGTAAAGAAAATTATacaaaagcaaaataaaatactGTCTCAAAATTTGGCTGTTAATTAGTTAATAGTTACCTTTGCTCTAGGATGCTCATTGGTGGTACCATCCATCTTGGCTACAACTAGTGAGTCGATGCCCTTCAGATACTTTCCAAGCTTGTTGTAAATCGGCTCAAACGATTGGCAGTAGCCACACCAAGGAGCATATATCTGTGATAGAACGCACACACTAGGTACATAACACTAATGTGTAAAGAAGACTCATAACGTTTCAATGTGATTATTACCTCGAGAAGAACATCCTTTGACTCGTCAAGAACAATCTCATCAAAATTGTTTCCCACAATGATCTTAACATCACCGTCATTCTGCTTTTAATAATTAGAAGCTAGTGAGAATCAGTAATGATGTAGAATGTCATATGTGTGTTGAAATTAAAATGTGGGAAGTCTTACGCTTTCAGGTACTGGATCTGACTTGTAGAAAGGCTTCAGTTTGTCTGCTAAGAAATCTTCCGCAAGTGTCtgttataaaagatataaaaaggTCGTTGTGTTAAGATAATTCACAAATAATTAAACAACAAGTAGTTAACCATAACATTTCACAGAAAATAGAAGTAGAGCTGACCTTGATGTTGTTCACGGTCAGCTCACCGTCCAGAATGAACTTCCTCGTATCTTCATTTCCAGTGTAAACAAGAACCTTGGGGGCAGTGCCGGTAACACCAAAGAATCCAGAAACTGCTTCTCCGTAATCCTCATTATCCATTTGCACGTACACAAAGACAAACTGCAGACAAATAGAGAGGATTGCCCTCCAACTCATCAATAACTATAGTCATCATCATGAACCTTGTCCGTTTGATATATAACTGTCCCAGACATGAgcacagaaaaataaaagatgtaAAGAAAAGTACCTTGCCCTTGAAGGACTTTGCCACCTCCCTCAAAGTGGGAAGGTGCTTCTCTGATTCATTTGCCGTAGCGAAAAGAATGAGCTGTCAAGGTTTAAGAAATGAAAGTCAATCTCCTTAGTTTGTAGCTACGAACATggggaaaatattaaaaaagacAGAAATGGTCTTTACTTGGTTTTTCACTGAGTTCTCGAAAATCAGTGATGCGCCTTCCCTGGTGAAGTTGATGACCAACGGAACTTTGTTGGCTGACACAAACTCTGATAGAGCCGCCTTAGTGAAATTTCCATCTGTCAGAAAGTAGGACAGTGAGTGAGAGGAAATCTAAGcagcaaagaaaaaagaagtgATATGTGTTGAGTGTTGGTGGATCTTTTACCAAAACGGGCGAGTTTCTCTTCCTCCTTTTTCAGCAAAACTAAGGCAGGACGCTTGACTTCGGTTTCTATTTCAAATAGCTTTGCAATATCAGGGCTTGTAGTTTGGTAGAAACTGAGATCGTCTTCCAATCTTGAGGCAGCAGCAAGCTCTGCACTCTCTGATCCCTGAGCAAGATAAAATGATGTCAGAACAGGATATTCAAAGCAATTTACACTTGTGAAATGCGGTAGACAAAAGAAGTATCTCGTATGCTAACTGTAACCTATACATGAATGGTATCTTTCACCTACTAAACACACCAAGTGCAATTTTCTTAACAGTTAACATGtccgtttctttttctttctggtTTTCTCAGGGTTCTATTTTGGTTGACAATTTGTTTCATAACTCTGAGAAATCCAAAAAGCAGAGCAGATAAAACACCATGTATTTTGAAGGTTTCTTACCACTAAGGAGTCGAGAAAAGCAAGAACAACTTTAGGTTCAGCAGATAAAACACGCTCAGCCTCCTCTACTGTAGTGATGTTGTGGATGCTTGGACtggccttcttcttcatccaagTCACAATCCCATCCCTGCAAAATTAACCCTTTTAAATATCCAAACCAATAGTGGTGGAATGCATTGAACAATCGAAAACGAACAACTGAGAAACCAAATCATATAAAACAAATCCAAGATCACATGTCCTCTATCTATAGCACCAAATTCATGATTGACCTTCTTCCCATCTTCAAGATCAcatgtcctctctctctctctcgtcacATCACTAATGCCAAAGCTAAGACCTGATGATCATATCTCAAACTATTCATCCTATGCTATCAATTGCCTAAATCTAACACGAAATCCCTAAACACCTAATCCAGAAACGAGAGCAATGACTTACTTAGTCCTTTCTCCTTCATAGGTCTTACGCATCTCTCCGTCCACAAACAAGAACACAGTGGGGAACCCCTGAATCTCGTACTTCTGAGCCAAATCCCCTTCCTCCGTCGCGTCGATCTTCGCCAACGCCGCAACGCCCTTCAACTCAGTCGCCGCCGCCGCGTACTCCGGCGCAAGAGCCTGGCAAGCGCCGCACCACGGAGCGTAGAACTCCACCATCGCGAAGCTATTGTTCCCGACGAACTCAGTGAAATTGTCCTTGGTCAACACCGCCACGTCTTTCTCGTCGACGATCGGCAACTGCGGCTCCTCCTCGCGGTACTCGCCGCCTTCGTGCTCTCCGTGATGGAACTCTCCTCCCTGCTCGAGATCCTCGTAATTCTCGAAGTCACGGTACTGATCGTGGTGCGAATTGACGTGGCTTTGTTCCTTTGACTCCTCCGCGGCGATGAAAGCGAGCTCCTCGTCGAGATCTGAGCCGTTCGACGCGTTCTCTGCGCGCGAGGTGGCGAGAAGAAGGAAGGAGAGAAGGAAAAGGAGAGAGATGCTTGTGGACGACGCCATTGATGTACGAGATCGGATCGCGATGGATTTTTCTTAGACTCGAATGAGAGAGCTGAAGGAAGCAGAGAGGTTTTGGGggtttttatattaatagaattattaaatttaaataaatgcaAAATTAGTTTACCAGTCACGTAGATGACTCGCTGGCGGAAAATTTATCGAATGAGAGAGTGACACGTGGGAAGTGTGGGTCATAACTCATCGTTGACTTCCAAGAGGTGGAAAGGTCATGTATTCAGTGGCGAGACGTGCGTAATGCAACCGAGGAagtgttattattatttatcgCAAGCGGGAATTTGATATATTTCTATCTTCTGATTTAAGCATATTAACACATGGATTTGACTTTGATATTGTGTAGTTACTCCGTTTTGAATATGTTTGGTGTTAAATGTTATACTTCTCCAACCAGCTAGGATGacctttttaattttaagtacTCTCCAACCACTAAACCAATTGATTTTGAACCACTGTCAAATGAGCTATGCTCACATGTTGTACATGCTTTCATCGTTGTATAACTAAGTTTCAAAAGGATTTGTACAAGTCTAtccaaaataatgaaattttatCAAGCATCATGCAACCCCAAGAACACCGGTGGTAGTTAAAGCTTTTAGCTCAAATCGCAAAATGCGCTTGATGAGAGAGTCTTGATtacattttgaaagaaaaaaacataggaTTACTGTTTGGAAGATGTTGGTTGGCAATGGCATCAGTACAACATAGACCAGTAATCAACCTTTCAGCTATCATACAAGTCCTTCAAGGGGGAACCCTTCTTCGATTCCTCTCTCCATTATCGCTTTCTACACCCAAACATAACAACAACAAACTCAAAATCGACGACCAAAACAATAAATCTAAGAGTAGTAAAGTGTACCTGGATTAATTCAGTGATCATTCCAGGTCCTTCCTCGAACCTTTTCTCCTTCCATTCAATCTCCTCTGGTTTTGTACAAGCCAAAGCCTCCAATGAACCAACCGGTACTTTAATCGTCCCAACGTGCTGCAGAATCCTCAGACTACCTACATACAGTAGAGTTCTTCGGATGATTAAAATATACATCGTTTTAGATCAACAATCAACAAGTGAATCtgttgaaccaaaaaaaaaatatatatataaaagcgAGATATAATGAAGAAGATGTACTTGTAATGAAGGCTTCTTCCCAAAGCTCACGCTCAGACCACGAAGGTGCTCTCTCGCGGTATGGTATTCCTTTGCTTATGCATACTCTGacagtaaaaaaaacaaactttcacTTACTGATCATGAACAGAGCGTTAAGAAGTTCAACTTATTA
The window above is part of the Brassica napus cultivar Da-Ae chromosome C8, Da-Ae, whole genome shotgun sequence genome. Proteins encoded here:
- the LOC106439873 gene encoding protein disulfide isomerase-like 1-3; translated protein: MASSTSISLLFLLSFLLLATSRAENASNGSDLDEELAFIAAEESKEQSHVNSHHDQYRDFENYEDLEQGGEFHHGEHEGGEYREEEPQLPIVDEKDVAVLTKDNFTEFVGNNSFAMVEFYAPWCGACQALAPEYAAAATELKGVAALAKIDATEEGDLAQKYEIQGFPTVFLFVDGEMRKTYEGERTKDGIVTWMKKKASPSIHNITTVEEAERVLSAEPKVVLAFLDSLVGSESAELAAASRLEDDLSFYQTTSPDIAKLFEIETEVKRPALVLLKKEEEKLARFDGNFTKAALSEFVSANKVPLVINFTREGASLIFENSVKNQLILFATANESEKHLPTLREVAKSFKGKFVFVYVQMDNEDYGEAVSGFFGVTGTAPKVLVYTGNEDTRKFILDGELTVNNIKTLAEDFLADKLKPFYKSDPVPESNDGDVKIIVGNNFDEIVLDESKDVLLEIYAPWCGYCQSFEPIYNKLGKYLKGIDSLVVAKMDGTTNEHPRAKADGFPTILFFPGGNKSFDPITVDVDRTVVELYKFLKKHASVPFKLAKPSATPEQVITPKKADEKTESDGAKDEL